One segment of Acidimicrobiales bacterium DNA contains the following:
- the def gene encoding peptide deformylase — MAVRPIRIFGDPVLRSTATPVTDFDAELRRLVTDITETLGDAAGAGLAAPQIGVGLRVFAYVVTDESMSEYGSMGHIVNPLLVEQSPESIEDIEGCLSLPGLEYELARPGRIVAEGFDQHGEPVRIDGTERLARCLAHETDHLDGVLFIDRLDPTTRRRALHEIRERVLAGEEVAVKRSPHSGLL; from the coding sequence GTGGCCGTTCGCCCCATCCGGATCTTCGGTGATCCCGTCCTTCGCAGCACGGCGACACCGGTCACCGACTTCGACGCCGAGCTCCGCCGGCTCGTGACCGACATCACCGAGACTCTCGGTGACGCCGCTGGGGCGGGCTTGGCTGCTCCGCAGATCGGCGTCGGTCTCCGCGTCTTCGCCTACGTCGTCACGGATGAGTCCATGTCCGAGTACGGCAGCATGGGCCACATCGTGAACCCCCTGCTCGTCGAGCAGTCCCCCGAGTCCATCGAAGACATCGAGGGGTGCCTTTCGCTGCCAGGTCTCGAGTACGAGCTGGCGAGACCAGGCCGAATTGTCGCTGAAGGTTTCGATCAGCATGGTGAGCCCGTGCGCATCGACGGAACCGAGCGCCTGGCACGCTGTCTCGCCCACGAGACCGATCACCTGGACGGCGTCCTCTTCATCGACCGGCTGGACCCCACGACGCGACGGCGGGCGCTGCACGAGATTCGCGAACGCGTGCTCGCCGGCGAGGAGGTCGCGGTGAAGCGGTCGCCGCACTCAGGGCTCCTGTGA